Proteins encoded by one window of Capsicum annuum cultivar UCD-10X-F1 unplaced genomic scaffold, UCD10Xv1.1 ctg82260, whole genome shotgun sequence:
- the LOC107877264 gene encoding peroxidase 3, producing MSTFGLSFLVFCILGICLDASHAQLQLNFYAKSCPKAEKIIQDYVYKHIPKAPSLAAALLRLHFHDCFVRGCDGSVLLNFTSSTKNQTEKVAIPNQTLRGFSFIDGVKKIVEAECPGVVSCADIVTLVARDSVVVTGGPYWNVPTGRRDGKISNASEALANIPPPTSNLSSLQTSFANKGLDLKDLVLLSGAHTIGISHCSSFSTRLYNFTGVLGTQDPSLDSEYASNLKAKKCKSINDNTTIVEMDPGSFRTFDLSYYKLLLKRRGLFQSDAALTTSATTKSFINQLVQGSLKEFNVEFAKAMEKMGRIEVKTGSAGEIRKQCAFVNH from the exons ATGTCTACTTTTGGCTTGAGTTTTCTAGTATTTTGTATTCTAGGAATATGTTTAGATGCTAGCCATGCACAATTACAACTCAATTTCTATGCCAAGAGCTGTCCAAAAGCAGAGAAAATTATTCAGGACTATGTCTATAAGCACATCCCAAAGGCTCCATCTCTTGCAGCTGCCTTATTGAGACTTCATTTCCATGATTGCTTTGTCAGG GGTTGTGATGGTTCTGTACTTCTGAATTTCACTTCGAGCACGAAAAATCAAACAGAGAAAGTGGCTATCCCTAATCAAACATTGAGAGGTTTCTCATTCATTGATGGTGTGAAGAAAATAGTTGAAGCTGAATGCCCTGGAGTTGTCTCTTGTGCTGACATTGTTACCTTGGTTGCTAGAGACTCTGTTGTGGTCACT GGAGGACCTTACTGGAATGTACCAACAGGTAGAAGAGATGGAAAAATATCTAATGCTTCTGAAGCCTTGGCAAATATTCCACCTCCAACTAGTAACTTGTCTAGTCTCCAGACTTCTTTTGCCAACAAGGGTCTTGATCTGAAAGACTTGGTCCTCTTATCAG GCGCTCACACTATTGGAATCTCTCATTGTTCTTCATTTTCAACACGTTTGTACAATTTCACCGGTGTTTTGGGCACACAAGATCCATCTCTAGACAGTGAATATGCATCCAATCTTAAGGCCAAAAAATGCAAATCAATCAACGACAATACAACAATAGTTGAGATGGATCCAGGTAGTTTCAGGACATTCGATCTTAGCTACTACAAGCTTCTTCTCAAAAGAAGAGGCCTATTCCAATCTGATGCAGCCTTAACAACAAGTGCTACAACAAAATCATTCATCAACCAGCTAGTTCAGGGTTCACTCAAAGAATTCAACGTCGAATTTGCTAAGGCCATGGAGAAAATGGGAAGGATAGAAGTTAAGACTGGATCTGCTGGTGAAATTAGAAAACAATGTGCATTTGTGAACCATTAG